A stretch of the Tardiphaga sp. 709 genome encodes the following:
- a CDS encoding HIT domain-containing protein, which produces MAAPSSWSLHEQLQQDTIDIGDLPLSRVLVVKDAHYPWLMLVPRRADTTEIIDLDEVAQGQLMTEINRVGRALKETTKCDKLNVAALGNMVPQLHVHIIARRKTDAAWPRPIWGVMPPLAHDAAEVQRFISELRRKIWLG; this is translated from the coding sequence ATGGCCGCTCCCTCCTCCTGGTCGCTGCACGAGCAGCTGCAACAAGACACCATCGACATCGGCGACCTCCCCCTCAGCCGCGTGCTGGTGGTGAAGGACGCGCACTACCCCTGGCTGATGCTGGTGCCGCGCCGCGCCGACACGACCGAGATCATCGATCTCGACGAGGTCGCGCAGGGCCAGTTGATGACCGAGATCAACCGCGTCGGCCGCGCGCTCAAAGAAACCACCAAATGCGACAAGCTCAATGTCGCCGCCCTCGGCAACATGGTGCCGCAGTTGCACGTCCACATCATCGCCCGCCGCAAGACCGATGCCGCCTGGCCGCGGCCGATCTGGGGCGTGATGCCGCCACTCGCCCATGACGCCGCCGAAGTGCAGCGCTTCATCTCAGAACTCCGCCGCAAGATCTGGCTCGGTTGA
- a CDS encoding DNA polymerase III subunit gamma/tau: MTDAGTSPPDDHQTGFDMGAAPAPAAATPYRVLARKYRPGSFDDLIGQEALVRTVSNAFETGRIPQAWILTGVRGVGKTTTARILARALNYEMADGSVKGPTIHMPTPGIHCQAIMESRHIDILEMDAASHTGVDDVRQINDSVRYAPSSARYKVYIIDEVHMLSTAAFNAFLKTLEEPPEHAKFVFATTEIRKVPVTVLSRCQRFDLRRVDADVLMSHLSNIAGKENVEVEPEALGIIARAAEGSVRDSLSLFDQAIAHAAGTVRADAVRQMLGLADRTRVIDLFDSLARGDIASAFREFREQYDVGADPIVVLSDLAEFVNFVTRVKIVPATADNVAFGETERLRARDFASKLSMRVLSRMWQMLLKGITEVQGATRPAAAAEMVLVRIAYVADLPTPDEAIRMLDQNGGTSPMIPTNGGGRAAPSSAPSASLPSAQMPSAMPTMSASASRGPTMQRGSAEPSPRPQVGMADAPPAAVLKISTFAELVALAGEKRDLMVRGALEADVRLIRIEDGRLELAMERTASRTLINDLSRKLEQWTGRRWAVIVSNEQGQATLREQQLEQKNERQRAAEADPRVKEVLARFPRAKVEVRVIAPEPPEFSGSDSDLISDDASDGLNDDD, from the coding sequence ATGACCGACGCTGGCACGTCCCCTCCCGATGATCACCAGACCGGTTTCGATATGGGCGCTGCCCCGGCGCCTGCTGCCGCCACGCCCTATCGCGTGCTCGCGCGCAAATACCGCCCCGGCAGTTTCGACGATCTGATCGGCCAGGAAGCACTGGTCCGCACCGTCTCCAACGCGTTCGAGACCGGCCGCATTCCGCAGGCCTGGATTCTCACCGGCGTTCGCGGGGTCGGCAAGACGACGACGGCGCGTATTCTCGCGCGCGCATTGAATTATGAAATGGCGGATGGCTCGGTCAAAGGCCCGACCATCCACATGCCGACGCCCGGCATCCATTGCCAGGCGATCATGGAAAGCCGGCATATCGACATTCTCGAAATGGACGCCGCGTCGCATACCGGCGTCGACGATGTCCGCCAGATCAATGACAGCGTGCGCTATGCGCCCTCCAGCGCGCGCTACAAGGTCTACATCATCGACGAAGTCCACATGCTGTCGACCGCGGCCTTCAACGCGTTCCTGAAGACGCTGGAAGAGCCGCCGGAACACGCCAAGTTCGTGTTCGCCACCACTGAAATCCGCAAGGTGCCGGTGACGGTACTGTCGCGCTGCCAGCGCTTCGACCTGCGCCGCGTCGATGCCGACGTGCTTATGTCGCATCTGTCGAACATTGCGGGCAAAGAGAATGTCGAGGTCGAGCCGGAAGCGCTGGGCATCATCGCCCGCGCCGCCGAAGGCTCGGTGCGCGATTCACTGTCGCTGTTCGATCAGGCCATTGCGCATGCCGCAGGCACCGTGCGCGCCGATGCGGTCCGGCAGATGCTCGGCCTTGCCGACCGCACCCGGGTGATCGACCTGTTCGATTCGCTGGCGCGCGGCGACATCGCCAGTGCCTTCCGCGAGTTTCGTGAACAATATGATGTCGGCGCCGATCCCATCGTGGTGCTGAGCGATCTTGCCGAATTCGTCAATTTCGTCACCCGCGTGAAGATCGTGCCGGCAACCGCCGACAATGTCGCGTTTGGCGAGACCGAACGTCTGCGCGCACGCGATTTCGCCTCGAAGCTCTCCATGCGTGTGCTGTCGCGCATGTGGCAGATGTTGCTCAAGGGCATCACGGAAGTGCAGGGAGCGACGCGTCCCGCCGCCGCCGCAGAGATGGTGCTGGTGCGCATCGCTTACGTTGCCGATTTGCCGACGCCGGATGAAGCGATCCGGATGCTCGATCAGAATGGCGGGACGTCGCCGATGATCCCAACGAATGGTGGAGGCCGTGCCGCGCCATCGTCCGCTCCGTCGGCATCCTTGCCGTCAGCGCAGATGCCATCCGCCATGCCGACGATGTCGGCGAGTGCGTCGCGTGGTCCGACCATGCAGCGCGGCAGCGCAGAACCATCGCCGCGACCGCAAGTCGGCATGGCAGACGCGCCGCCCGCGGCCGTGCTGAAGATTTCGACTTTCGCTGAGCTCGTGGCACTGGCCGGCGAGAAACGTGACCTGATGGTGCGCGGTGCGCTTGAAGCGGATGTACGCCTGATCAGGATCGAGGACGGACGGCTTGAGCTGGCGATGGAGCGTACGGCGTCGCGCACATTGATCAACGATCTGTCGCGCAAGCTTGAACAATGGACGGGCCGACGCTGGGCCGTGATCGTGTCCAACGAACAGGGCCAGGCGACGTTGCGTGAGCAGCAGCTCGAGCAGAAGAACGAGCGCCAGCGCGCGGCGGAGGCCGATCCGCGAGTGAAGGAAGTACTCGCACGGTTTCCTCGTGCGAAGGTCGAAGTGCGTGTCATCGCCCCCGAGCCGCCGGAATTTAGCGGTAGTGACAGTGACCTGATCAGCGACGATGCGTCCGACGGTCTCAACGACGACGATTAA
- a CDS encoding YbaB/EbfC family nucleoid-associated protein — protein MADFLGMMKQAAQLQSKMKAMQDELDHVEVEGISGGGLVSVRMTAKTEVKAVKIDPSLMKADEVEILEDLLVTALGDARRKAEAAMQEKMQALTGGLGLPPGMGLT, from the coding sequence ATGGCTGATTTTCTCGGCATGATGAAACAGGCAGCGCAGCTGCAATCGAAGATGAAGGCGATGCAGGACGAGCTCGACCATGTCGAGGTCGAAGGTATCTCTGGCGGCGGCCTCGTGTCAGTGCGGATGACCGCGAAGACCGAAGTGAAGGCCGTGAAGATCGATCCGTCGCTGATGAAAGCCGATGAAGTCGAGATACTGGAAGACCTGCTGGTCACCGCGCTGGGCGATGCGCGCCGCAAGGCGGAAGCTGCGATGCAAGAGAAGATGCAGGCGCTGACCGGCGGCCTCGGTCTGCCGCCGGGGATGGGCCTTACCTGA
- the recR gene encoding recombination mediator RecR, whose amino-acid sequence MASTAGPEIERLIQLLARLPGLGPRSARRAALHLIKKREALMTPLAGALQVAIDRIQVCKVCSNIDTQNPCTICTDPRRDPSTIVVVADVADLWALERAHATTGKYHVLGATLSPLDGVGPQDLTIDALISRAHDSEVSEIVLALNATVDGQTTAHYITDLLQEANVKVTRLAHGVPVGGELDYLDEGTLSAAMRQRTLF is encoded by the coding sequence ATGGCGTCCACGGCCGGTCCGGAAATCGAGCGCCTGATTCAACTGCTGGCGCGGCTGCCCGGGCTTGGCCCGCGCTCGGCCCGGCGTGCCGCGCTGCATCTGATCAAGAAGCGCGAGGCGCTGATGACGCCGCTGGCCGGTGCCTTGCAGGTCGCGATCGACCGTATTCAGGTCTGCAAGGTCTGCAGCAATATCGACACGCAGAATCCCTGCACGATCTGCACGGACCCGCGCCGCGATCCCTCGACAATCGTCGTAGTCGCAGATGTCGCTGACCTGTGGGCGCTCGAACGCGCCCATGCGACGACGGGCAAGTATCATGTATTGGGTGCAACGCTGTCGCCGCTCGACGGCGTCGGCCCGCAGGATCTGACCATCGACGCACTGATATCACGTGCGCATGATTCAGAAGTGAGTGAAATCGTCCTGGCGCTGAATGCGACGGTTGATGGGCAGACCACGGCACATTACATCACCGACCTCCTGCAGGAGGCCAATGTGAAGGTGACGCGGCTGGCCCATGGCGTGCCGGTTGGTGGTGAACTCGATTATCTCGACGAAGGCACGTTGTCGGCGGCGATGCGACAGCGGACGCTGTTTTAA
- a CDS encoding AmpG family muropeptide MFS transporter has product MTSAPDSSEAALALKPRATWRESMVVYLQPRVLIVLLLGLSSGLPLALSGSTLLVWMRESGVDLGTIGLFALVGTPYTLKFLWAPLVDALHVPFFTRQFGRRRGWLVFSQLLLIGAILLLALTDPARSPLFVALGALLVAAMSSTQDIVVDAFRVESLPESEQAAGMASYVAAYRIGMLISTAGVLFLVSAFESTGIARSTAWMWGYVAMAAMVLIGTVTALAATEPEQSAQAEAATRGESTFTRVLQAAIGAFSEFLARKDAWAALAFVVLFKFTDAFSGTMTAPFVIDLGFTRNDYAAIVKGVGLAATLIGGFAGGFVARRYSLAASLWIGAVLQAVSNLAFSWLAIVGVNQWALALAISVENFTSAIGTVIFVAYLSALCKNPLHTATQYALLTALAAVGRTYLSAGAGYVAQAMGWPMFFVISVVVAVPSLILLIRLQRRAHFEMLGPVRV; this is encoded by the coding sequence ATGACCAGCGCGCCTGACTCGTCCGAAGCCGCCCTCGCCTTGAAGCCCCGTGCCACCTGGCGCGAGAGCATGGTGGTGTATCTGCAGCCACGGGTGCTGATCGTGCTGCTGCTTGGCCTGTCGTCGGGTCTGCCGCTTGCATTGTCCGGTTCCACGCTGCTGGTGTGGATGCGCGAATCCGGCGTCGATCTCGGCACCATCGGGCTGTTCGCTCTTGTTGGCACGCCCTACACGCTGAAATTCCTCTGGGCGCCTTTGGTCGATGCGCTGCATGTGCCGTTCTTCACGCGACAGTTCGGCCGCCGCCGCGGCTGGCTGGTATTTTCACAGCTGCTGCTGATCGGCGCGATCCTGCTGCTGGCGCTGACCGATCCGGCGCGCTCGCCGCTGTTCGTAGCCCTTGGCGCCCTGCTGGTCGCTGCCATGTCATCGACGCAAGACATTGTCGTCGATGCGTTTCGTGTGGAGAGCCTGCCGGAGAGCGAACAGGCGGCCGGCATGGCGTCCTATGTCGCGGCCTATCGCATCGGCATGCTGATCTCCACCGCCGGCGTGCTGTTTCTGGTCAGCGCCTTCGAGAGCACGGGCATCGCGCGCTCCACCGCATGGATGTGGGGCTATGTGGCGATGGCTGCGATGGTGCTGATCGGCACGGTCACAGCGCTTGCGGCCACCGAGCCCGAGCAATCCGCACAGGCCGAAGCGGCCACGCGCGGCGAAAGCACCTTCACGCGCGTGTTGCAGGCCGCAATCGGCGCGTTCTCCGAATTCCTGGCGCGCAAGGACGCCTGGGCGGCGCTGGCGTTCGTGGTGCTGTTCAAATTTACCGATGCGTTTTCTGGCACCATGACCGCGCCCTTCGTGATCGATCTCGGTTTCACGCGGAATGACTATGCGGCCATCGTCAAAGGCGTCGGCCTTGCCGCGACGCTGATTGGCGGTTTCGCTGGAGGTTTTGTCGCGCGGCGCTATTCGCTTGCGGCGAGTTTGTGGATCGGCGCCGTGTTGCAGGCGGTGTCCAATCTCGCCTTCTCGTGGCTCGCCATCGTCGGCGTCAATCAATGGGCGCTGGCACTGGCCATCTCGGTCGAGAATTTCACCAGCGCCATCGGCACGGTGATCTTCGTCGCCTATCTCTCCGCGCTCTGCAAGAATCCGCTGCACACGGCCACGCAATATGCGCTACTCACAGCGCTCGCTGCGGTCGGGCGGACCTATCTGTCAGCAGGCGCAGGTTACGTTGCGCAAGCGATGGGATGGCCGATGTTCTTCGTCATCAGCGTGGTGGTCGCGGTACCGAGCCTGATCCTGCTGATCCGGCTGCAGCGCCGCGCGCATTTCGAGATGCTGGGGCCGGTGCGGGTTTAA
- a CDS encoding DNA recombination protein RmuC: protein MNEILFMIGDMPVTAGVALMGFCALALGLLLTIAIIIARSGSRGAAMAMAQAIRADELEERLSEVLKAQNEANGRVDAMGQALAGRQADMARAVSERLDSVTHRVGQSMEQTTRNTMESLSALHERLGIIDNAHKNLTDLTSQVTTLRDVLANKQSRGAFGQARMESIVKDGMPNGAYAFQHTLSSGKRPDCVIFLPDQRPLCIDAKFPLEAVTALHDARSDDEKKYAAQRLRADVMKHVTDIAEKYLVAGETQDTALMFVPSESVYAEIHDGFDDIIQKAYRARVVLVSPSLLMLAIQVMQQILKDARMRDAADQIRTEVLNLGDDLTRLRDRVMKLQTHFGQANEDVRQILISADKIEKRAGRIEELDFSKSEPATEVTPAIAKTAAPDMFAPLPRKIQAGE from the coding sequence ATGAACGAGATTCTTTTCATGATCGGCGACATGCCGGTCACCGCCGGCGTGGCATTGATGGGCTTCTGTGCTCTGGCGCTGGGTTTGCTGCTCACCATCGCCATCATCATCGCTCGCTCCGGTAGCCGCGGCGCCGCCATGGCCATGGCCCAGGCGATCCGCGCCGACGAACTGGAAGAACGCCTCAGCGAAGTGCTGAAGGCGCAGAACGAGGCCAACGGCCGCGTCGACGCCATGGGCCAGGCGCTGGCGGGCCGTCAGGCCGACATGGCACGCGCGGTGTCCGAGCGGCTGGACTCGGTGACCCATCGCGTGGGCCAGTCGATGGAACAGACCACTCGCAACACCATGGAAAGCCTGAGCGCGCTGCATGAGCGGCTGGGCATCATCGACAACGCCCACAAGAATCTCACCGACCTCACCTCGCAGGTGACGACCTTGCGTGACGTGCTCGCCAACAAGCAGTCGCGTGGCGCCTTCGGTCAGGCGCGGATGGAAAGCATCGTCAAGGACGGCATGCCGAACGGTGCCTATGCGTTCCAGCACACGCTGTCGTCGGGCAAGCGGCCGGATTGCGTGATCTTCCTGCCGGACCAGCGCCCACTGTGCATCGACGCAAAATTCCCGCTGGAGGCCGTCACAGCGCTGCATGACGCACGCAGCGACGACGAGAAGAAATACGCGGCGCAGCGCCTGCGCGCCGACGTGATGAAGCATGTCACCGATATCGCCGAGAAATATCTGGTCGCCGGCGAGACGCAGGATACGGCGCTGATGTTCGTGCCGTCGGAATCCGTCTATGCTGAAATCCACGACGGTTTCGATGACATCATCCAGAAAGCCTATCGCGCCCGCGTCGTGCTGGTGTCGCCGTCGCTGCTGATGCTGGCGATTCAGGTGATGCAGCAGATCCTGAAGGACGCGCGGATGCGCGACGCCGCCGACCAGATCCGCACCGAGGTACTGAATCTGGGCGACGACCTCACCCGCTTGCGCGATCGCGTGATGAAGCTGCAGACCCATTTTGGGCAGGCCAATGAGGACGTCCGCCAGATCCTGATTTCCGCCGACAAGATCGAGAAGCGCGCCGGCCGCATCGAGGAACTGGATTTCAGCAAGAGTGAACCCGCAACGGAAGTGACCCCGGCGATCGCCAAGACCGCCGCCCCCGACATGTTCGCGCCGCTGCCGCGCAAGATTCAGGCGGGGGAATAG
- the def gene encoding peptide deformylase gives MAIREIIILPDKQLRLISKPVEKVTSEVRKLADDMFETMYDAPGIGLAAIQIAVPLRLITMDIAKKDDEEDGKKPRVFINPEVISASEELSVYEEGCLSIPEYYEEVERPATVRIRYMDLDGKTIEEEASGLFATCIQHEIDHLNGVLFVDYLSKLKRDRVLKKFTKLAKRAE, from the coding sequence ATGGCCATTCGTGAAATCATTATCCTGCCCGACAAACAGTTGCGGCTGATCTCCAAACCTGTCGAGAAGGTGACGTCGGAGGTGCGCAAGCTCGCCGACGACATGTTCGAGACGATGTATGACGCACCCGGGATCGGGCTGGCGGCGATCCAGATCGCGGTTCCGCTGCGGCTGATCACCATGGACATCGCCAAGAAGGACGATGAGGAGGACGGCAAGAAGCCGCGCGTCTTCATCAATCCGGAGGTCATCTCGGCTTCGGAAGAGCTTTCAGTCTATGAGGAAGGCTGCCTGTCGATTCCGGAATATTACGAGGAAGTGGAACGCCCGGCGACAGTGCGGATCCGTTACATGGACCTCGACGGCAAGACCATCGAGGAAGAGGCTTCTGGCCTGTTCGCGACCTGCATTCAGCACGAGATCGACCATCTCAATGGCGTGCTGTTCGTCGACTACCTCTCCAAGCTGAAGCGCGACCGCGTGCTGAAGAAGTTCACCAAGTTGGCGAAGCGGGCTGAGTAA
- the fmt gene encoding methionyl-tRNA formyltransferase, protein MSLRLIFMGTPDFAVPTLLELVAHGHEIVAVYTREAKPAGRGMKLQPTPVAREAERLGIPVFTPKTLRTPEAEAEFRAHEAEAAVVVAYGMILPQNILNVPPLGCFNLHGSLLPRWRGAAPINRAIMEGDAESGVMVMKMDVGLDTGDVAMAERLAITDAMTALDLHDALAPLGADLMVRAMGALERGRLSLTPQSADGVTYAAKIDKAEAKIDWSKPARDVLRHIHGLSPFPGAWCEMPIEGEAVRVKVLRCELAKGAGAPGEIIDDQLAIACGEGAIRIIDLQRAGKQPMKASEFLRGTPLKPPLRLS, encoded by the coding sequence ATGTCGCTTCGTTTGATCTTCATGGGCACGCCGGATTTCGCTGTGCCGACGTTGCTCGAACTCGTGGCCCATGGCCATGAGATCGTCGCCGTCTATACCCGCGAGGCTAAGCCGGCCGGCCGTGGCATGAAGTTGCAGCCGACGCCGGTGGCCCGCGAGGCCGAGCGACTCGGCATTCCCGTGTTCACGCCGAAGACGCTGCGCACGCCGGAAGCCGAAGCCGAATTTCGTGCACATGAGGCTGAGGCTGCGGTCGTCGTCGCCTATGGCATGATCCTGCCGCAGAACATTCTCAATGTGCCGCCCCTAGGCTGCTTCAACCTGCACGGCTCGCTGCTGCCGCGCTGGCGCGGTGCCGCGCCGATCAATCGCGCCATCATGGAAGGCGACGCCGAGAGCGGCGTCATGGTGATGAAGATGGACGTCGGCCTCGACACCGGCGATGTCGCCATGGCCGAGCGTCTGGCAATCACCGATGCGATGACGGCGCTGGACCTCCATGATGCGCTGGCGCCGCTCGGCGCCGACCTGATGGTGCGTGCCATGGGTGCGCTAGAAAGGGGACGGCTGAGCCTGACCCCGCAGAGTGCAGACGGCGTCACCTACGCTGCCAAGATCGACAAGGCCGAGGCCAAGATCGACTGGTCGAAGCCGGCGCGCGACGTGCTGCGGCATATCCACGGTCTGTCGCCTTTCCCCGGCGCCTGGTGCGAGATGCCGATCGAGGGCGAAGCGGTGCGCGTGAAGGTTCTGCGCTGCGAGCTCGCAAAGGGCGCGGGCGCGCCTGGCGAGATTATCGACGATCAGCTCGCCATCGCCTGCGGCGAGGGCGCGATCCGGATCATCGATCTGCAGCGCGCCGGCAAGCAGCCAATGAAGGCCAGTGAATTTCTGCGTGGCACGCCGCTGAAACCGCCGCTGCGCCTTTCATGA
- the truA gene encoding tRNA pseudouridine(38-40) synthase TruA produces the protein MPRYKMIIEYDGAPFSGWQVQANATLTVQGALEAAAEAICGEPIRVHGAGRTDAGVHALGQVAHCDVPKVLVPGRFRDGMNAHLRPHPVGVLSADIVPDDFEARFSAVKRHYVYRITNRRANLTVDAGRVWRVPRPLDVAAMSEAAKHLLGRHDFTTFRDTECQAKSPIRTLDQLDVVQNGEAITITTSARSFLHSQVRSMVGSLVWVGNGRWAPDDLAAALAAKDRSACGIVAPPDGLYLVKVDY, from the coding sequence ATGCCGCGCTACAAGATGATCATCGAGTATGACGGCGCGCCATTCTCCGGCTGGCAGGTGCAGGCCAACGCGACGCTGACCGTGCAGGGCGCTTTGGAAGCAGCCGCGGAAGCCATTTGCGGCGAGCCGATCCGCGTTCACGGCGCAGGGCGTACCGATGCCGGCGTCCATGCGCTCGGTCAGGTCGCCCATTGCGATGTGCCGAAAGTGCTGGTGCCCGGTCGTTTTCGCGATGGCATGAATGCCCATCTGCGGCCGCATCCGGTCGGCGTGCTGTCCGCTGACATCGTGCCGGATGATTTCGAGGCGCGGTTCTCAGCCGTCAAACGCCACTACGTCTATCGCATCACCAATCGCCGCGCGAACCTCACCGTCGATGCCGGCCGGGTCTGGCGCGTGCCGCGTCCGCTCGATGTCGCTGCCATGAGCGAGGCCGCGAAGCACTTGCTCGGGCGACACGACTTCACGACCTTTCGCGATACCGAATGCCAGGCCAAGTCGCCGATCCGCACGCTCGATCAGCTCGATGTGGTGCAGAACGGTGAGGCGATCACCATCACGACCTCCGCACGTTCGTTCCTGCACAGCCAGGTGCGTTCGATGGTTGGCTCACTGGTCTGGGTCGGCAACGGCCGCTGGGCGCCGGACGACCTGGCTGCGGCGCTTGCCGCGAAGGACCGCAGCGCCTGCGGCATCGTGGCGCCGCCGGATGGGCTGTATCTGGTAAAGGTCGATTACTAG
- a CDS encoding 5'-methylthioadenosine nucleosidase produces MNGKILVLTALESELDKSRAPAEIEVIFTGVGKINTTIATLQAVQAMQPKLVVNYGTAGKLNTKLNGLVEVSDVIQRDMNAEPLAPRGRTPFAPDLDRLVSGQRGVICGSGDSFVTSTDPWLVTNNVDIVDMELFAIAQVCLRHGIPWRAFKFITDDANDFAHEHWTANVANGQDLFWDAMKGVKV; encoded by the coding sequence ATGAACGGCAAGATTCTCGTCCTCACCGCGCTCGAAAGCGAGCTCGACAAATCGCGCGCGCCTGCCGAGATCGAGGTGATTTTCACCGGCGTCGGCAAGATCAACACCACGATCGCGACGCTTCAGGCGGTGCAGGCCATGCAGCCCAAGCTCGTCGTGAACTACGGCACCGCCGGCAAGCTAAACACCAAACTCAACGGCCTCGTCGAGGTCAGCGACGTGATCCAGCGCGACATGAATGCTGAGCCGTTGGCGCCGCGCGGCCGCACGCCCTTTGCGCCCGATCTCGACCGCCTGGTCTCGGGCCAGCGCGGCGTGATCTGCGGCAGTGGTGACAGTTTCGTCACCTCCACCGATCCTTGGCTGGTGACGAACAATGTCGATATCGTCGATATGGAACTGTTTGCCATCGCACAGGTCTGCCTGCGCCACGGCATTCCCTGGCGCGCCTTCAAGTTCATCACCGACGACGCCAATGATTTTGCGCACGAGCATTGGACGGCGAATGTCGCGAATGGACAGGATCTGTTCTGGGACGCGATGAAGGGCGTGAAGGTCTAG
- the dapE gene encoding succinyl-diaminopimelate desuccinylase, with amino-acid sequence MNDVLSIAQALLRCPSITPADAGALGVLESLLTSAGFEVHRVTFSEEGSADIENLYARIGTSAPHICFAGHTDVVPPGDEAAWTHGAFSGDVTNGLLYGRGAVDMKGGIAASVAAVLDYLAANEGKPQKDGGGSISFLITGDEEGIAVNGTVKLLQWAAERGEKFDHCIVGEPSNVEEMGDTIKIGRRGSQSGTLVVDGVQGHVAYPHRASNPVPDIAALITALSSDPLDQGNAQFQPSNLEFTSVDVGNKATNVIPAQARAKFNIRFNDHHTQASLRDLIDARVATAAGNRIRAHVIWEPSNSDSFVTKPGAFTDTVVAAIKDVTGRTPDLNTGGGTSDARFIKNYCPVIEFGLVGQTMHQIDEHTKVADLEKLTQIYRGVLDRYFA; translated from the coding sequence ATGAATGATGTTCTGTCCATCGCCCAGGCGCTGCTGCGCTGCCCGTCCATCACGCCCGCGGATGCCGGCGCCCTCGGCGTGCTCGAGAGCCTGCTGACGTCGGCCGGCTTCGAAGTCCATCGCGTCACCTTCAGCGAGGAAGGCAGCGCCGACATCGAAAACCTCTATGCGCGTATCGGGACTTCCGCGCCGCATATCTGTTTTGCTGGCCATACCGACGTGGTGCCGCCCGGTGATGAAGCGGCGTGGACCCATGGCGCCTTCTCCGGCGACGTGACGAACGGCCTGCTCTACGGCCGCGGCGCGGTGGACATGAAGGGTGGCATCGCCGCGTCAGTCGCCGCCGTGCTGGACTATCTGGCGGCGAATGAAGGCAAGCCGCAAAAGGACGGCGGCGGTTCGATCTCCTTCCTGATCACCGGCGACGAAGAAGGCATTGCCGTCAATGGCACCGTGAAGCTGCTCCAATGGGCGGCCGAACGCGGCGAAAAATTCGATCACTGCATCGTCGGCGAGCCCTCGAATGTCGAGGAGATGGGCGACACCATCAAGATCGGCCGCCGCGGTTCGCAATCCGGCACGCTGGTGGTCGATGGCGTGCAGGGTCATGTGGCCTATCCGCATCGTGCATCGAATCCGGTGCCCGACATCGCCGCACTGATCACGGCGCTGAGCAGCGATCCGCTCGATCAGGGCAATGCGCAGTTTCAGCCGTCCAATCTCGAATTCACCTCGGTGGATGTCGGCAACAAGGCGACCAACGTCATCCCCGCGCAAGCGCGAGCGAAGTTCAATATCCGCTTCAACGACCATCACACGCAGGCGTCATTGCGCGACCTGATCGATGCACGCGTCGCAACTGCCGCCGGCAATCGCATTCGCGCGCATGTGATCTGGGAGCCGAGCAATTCGGACAGCTTCGTCACAAAGCCCGGCGCATTTACCGATACAGTCGTCGCCGCGATCAAGGATGTCACCGGCCGCACACCGGATCTCAACACGGGCGGCGGAACCTCGGATGCGCGCTTCATCAAGAACTACTGCCCGGTGATTGAATTCGGCTTGGTCGGGCAGACCATGCATCAGATCGACGAACACACGAAGGTTGCCGATCTGGAGAAGCTCACCCAAATCTATCGTGGCGTGTTGGATCGGTATTTCGCATGA
- a CDS encoding DUF805 domain-containing protein: MGYQWLLFGFDGRINRARVWLAALIMLGCMMLLGSAVVGIGKLLGMPINSYSFSASDIFAVVDPASYRSMPPTNLILLIIHAAATPLFLWIYAAISIKRLHDRDRSGWWMVPFFVVPGLYNQLGGWLGDSIPAIALAIVVFIVPLWGGGRTVCSQGNAWRQPVRRRHAGPRRSGRYAAGLGPAK, from the coding sequence ATGGGCTATCAATGGCTTCTGTTCGGCTTTGACGGCCGCATCAACCGCGCCAGAGTCTGGCTCGCGGCGCTGATCATGCTAGGCTGTATGATGTTGCTAGGCTCTGCGGTGGTTGGAATCGGCAAGCTGTTGGGAATGCCGATCAACTCTTACAGTTTCAGCGCTAGCGACATCTTCGCCGTCGTCGATCCCGCATCCTATCGTTCGATGCCACCGACCAACTTGATCCTGCTGATCATCCACGCGGCTGCAACACCGCTATTCCTGTGGATCTATGCAGCCATCTCGATCAAACGGCTACATGATCGGGACCGAAGCGGCTGGTGGATGGTTCCGTTCTTTGTCGTGCCCGGCCTGTACAACCAACTTGGTGGCTGGCTGGGCGACTCGATCCCCGCTATCGCGCTGGCCATAGTCGTATTCATCGTCCCCCTCTGGGGGGGCGGTCGAACTGTATGTTCTCAAGGGAACGCATGGCGACAACCGGTTCGGCGCCGACATGCTGGCCCCCGCCGATCCGGTCGATACGCGGCCGGCCTGGGACCAGCAAAGTGA